One genomic region from Candidatus Melainabacteria bacterium RIFOXYA2_FULL_32_9 encodes:
- a CDS encoding GTPase Era, with protein sequence MTYKSGFVAIIGRPNVGKSTLLNKIIGQKVVITSEKPQTTRKRIRGIYTSEKGQIIFVDTPGIHRPLHKLGEFLLEEARLAIPDADLVLYLVDGTETAGPGDRWIINNLLETDTPIMMVVNKVDQIKSMEKRDENIDSYKELFKDKQIPVIKISAKTGRNIDDLIKNIYRKLPKGPQYYPDEEITDQNMRAIVEEMIRERILVNTHEEIPHSVAVTIDKYEEKPNIVNIAATIYVEHDSQKGIIIGDKGSMIKKIGTEARGEIEKVLDSKVFLELFVKVKKDWRKKDLSLKEFGYSSRS encoded by the coding sequence ATGACATATAAATCAGGATTTGTTGCAATAATTGGCAGACCTAATGTTGGAAAATCTACTTTATTAAATAAAATAATTGGTCAAAAAGTTGTTATTACCAGTGAAAAGCCTCAGACCACAAGAAAAAGAATCAGGGGCATTTATACCTCTGAAAAAGGCCAAATAATTTTTGTTGATACCCCAGGCATCCATAGACCCTTACATAAGCTTGGAGAGTTTTTACTGGAAGAAGCGAGATTAGCTATACCAGATGCAGATTTAGTTTTATATCTTGTCGATGGAACGGAAACAGCAGGTCCTGGGGATAGATGGATCATAAACAATTTACTGGAGACTGATACTCCGATAATGATGGTTGTAAATAAAGTTGATCAGATTAAATCTATGGAAAAAAGAGATGAGAATATAGATAGTTACAAGGAATTGTTTAAGGACAAGCAAATTCCTGTAATTAAAATTTCTGCTAAAACAGGTAGAAATATTGATGATCTTATAAAAAATATTTATCGTAAGTTGCCTAAAGGACCTCAATATTACCCTGATGAAGAAATAACCGATCAAAATATGCGAGCTATTGTTGAAGAGATGATCAGGGAAAGAATTCTGGTCAATACACATGAGGAAATACCACATAGTGTAGCAGTTACTATAGATAAATATGAAGAAAAGCCTAATATTGTTAATATAGCTGCGACTATTTATGTAGAGCACGATTCACAAAAAGGCATAATTATTGGTGATAAGGGTTCTATGATCAAAAAAATTGGAACCGAAGCCCGTGGTGAAATAGAAAAAGTTCTAGACTCGAAAGTATTTCTGGAATTATTTGTAAAAGTCAAAAAAGACTGGCGTAAAAAAGACTTATCATTAAAAGAGTTTGGCTATAGTTCAAGATCCTAA